The genomic window CAATCGTAAAGTGACTTTATGATTCAAAATACTCGCAAAGACAAATGAATCCGCACACGCGAATGGTACATGGTACCATTATGATTCATGGATGACTCGGCCCGCCGCTTAAAAATATTCTCTCCCCtcatgaataatatatttttacgctgAAGGACTATAGGGTAACTTGCTGCAAAGTCGGCGAAACAAATGTGAAGAACATCTTTCCCTCGAACTTCTTTACCGGAATGGGCTTTCGCATTTCGCGCGAGACGATCTTCCAACTTGACTATAACGTGTAAAGCTCCCCCTCTTCCTCTCCAAAATGGATCCACATTTGAATACcgttaattaattcatttattccATCGGACTCGACTATGCGGACTtgtcacatttaaaaattacgttcCCATGCGGAAAGCGTGGGAGCCACGATAATTTTCTGATACTCTTTTTTTCCACGCGCGCGTATATATTAATTAGACTGGAATATTTATCAATGTTAATCGCGTTTGCCACGTGGACCAATTCTTCGCGAGAATTCTGCTCGTTTTGTTTCACATTTATAATGTATTCCGGCGGGGAGCAAGCTTCCGGATTTAACTCACACTGATGAGAGAGAGCTTGATTATAACGAGGGCTGTTTCGTGTAAAATACAGTTCTTGTGCTTTGAATAACTTTGGTTAATACGGTATTGTATATTCCCCCGgcgtttcaacaaaattgtttaatttgcaGAAACTTTAGCAACGTGTACAACGTAGCGGGAGTGTATTTCGGAGCGATATCACTCCCATTGAGATATTTCTAGGAACCGATAGTTAGTCCCGTAGTTGACGGAATAAAATCGCTCGACATGCATGAGCAACAAGTTCTCTTCGTCGTTGTGTCGcgtgttaaatattatttacgtgCCGCACGATTCTCTATCGCCTCTGTCGCAGAGCTGGACCTCGATTATTTGGAGAGAAGAGGCGAAAATACAATAACTTACGAAGGCGCCGAGGAAGGCTCGAAGGAGGAAGACAGCCCCGCGGACACCCTAGATTGCGTTAAGATCATCTTCCTGGGCGCGCCCGGAGTGGGAAAAACGAGCATAATCCGAGTaagattttttaacagattCTCTCAATTAGATGTCACCTCATTATATACTCTCCGTGTAATTGCTCTTCGCCCTGCGAATCTCCCCACTGATCTCACCGAAATATTAAACGCGCAGCTCAAAATTCTAAAGATTCGATTACCTTAAATTAGAAGACAGTTTAATTGATCTAATTTAAGATCTGGATAAATGTATTTTCGTTCAGTCttattgttcaatttttattgatatggCGAAAAACAGAGATGCGCCGATAACTtggcaaatattttacatgaaaGTGCAATTACATAAGTTACTCGTACGATCGACGATGTATAATCTTTGTCAGAATCCCTGTTTCACAAAGCTGGGAAGGAAACAAATCGCGGAAACGAGTCTCGCTCGGACGCTCCGTTCATTTCCGATAATAGTTTCCGCTTATCGATGACGACGATTATCGGCTCTGTGAGGAAATTAAAAGGCGCGGCGTATATCCTAAGGAAGCTGGGTCACTTGTGACATTTCGCTTAATGGACGAAATTCAAGCTCGAATGACTCGCTTTCGCGGACAGGACTTTCGTACCGtgattgtttttcttctttgaaataaattctttttttaaataaattttggcgATTTTCGTTCACGCTCGCAGCAATTCGTGTGGAGCGAGTTCTCCGAGGAGTACAGACCGACCGAGAGGCGGGAGACGTTCTACCCGACCGTGGTGCTGGCCGATCGATTCTACGAGTTGAAGATCACCGATCTGCCAACCATCCCGTACTTCCCGGTCAGTTCACACCTGGAATGGACGGACTTCCGTTATTACGGGCTGCGGAGCGCGACAGCGTACGTGCTCGTGTTTGATCTCAGCAATCAAGACACGTTTCAGGTACGTATACGTATACGGTCGGAGATTCAATGTTAAAACGCGATAAAATTGCGAGCAGACCACTCGCGGAGACGGGCGGAACTTCAACTTTGAAAAGAACGTCAGGAGCACGGCAGCAGCCGCACACGACTCACTCCTGCTTATCTTTTTCGCAAAGTTCTTCTCGCGAGCTTTTTTCCTTTCTCGCGAAAGCCGTCACGACTTTCGACTTGAAGTCTCGCGTCAAAGTTACCGGAATAAAAGTTTGATTATCTGGATGTTTGTCTGGGTGACGAAAGGAGGGATCCCTCGAGGATACAAAACGTGACACAACAATTGTCTGACGTTAAATCGATTTTGCTAATAATAAATCGGAAGTACAAATGAAAGCCGCATGTTAATAATATTACGCGAGATAAAACGGTACGATGAAGAGAAGGATCTTTCTCTGAATCATATTCGCTTCATTTACAATATTCTAACTTCCGTGTACTAAAAATAGCGTACGCGCGAACATCCGCGACGTAAAATGAATCGGAATactgatatgaaaatatttatttatttagaatatcgCGTggactgatttttttttaattaaaaaaaccctttcgcgtccaacttttaaaataagaaaaacacaTTTGCTCTAATTATGTCTGGATCGTACCACGcaaataactttttacattttataatatttagcagaaaaatttattattaacgcaTAAGCGATTCTCTTTAAAGGGTCGCTTGCCATTTGACTTTAATAATTCAATGTTTATCAGAGATATGATTTTTCCGAAATCCATTTGACGTGAAAGAGTTCATGCGTCAGCTTCGCatgtttttctttcatttccgaCCGATGTGTTCAGTACATCAGGACGTTGCGCGAGCAAATCTGCGAGGCGCGCGACATGAGAGGCGTACCGTTGCTGGTGGTCGGGAACAAGCAGGACGAACTGTCGCAGTCCGTCGCCTCCGGGACCAGGTACAGGGACATCGTGAACCTCGTCCGGAAGCACTGGAGATGCGGTTACGTCGAGTGCAGTGCCAGATTCAACTGTCGCGTGGTGCAGGTGCGcgttatacattatttatatatcaatctGCCCGGCCCGTCAATCTGCATCTCATTCCTATTAAGAACAACTTAACTCTCTTAGAATTTTAATGCGCGCGCTTCAATTACCGCttatatttagtatttaataCCAAAACTGCGATGGGTAACGCGGTCGCTGAAATTCCCGCCCGAGGGAAAAAATCGACGACAAAAAATTCGT from Solenopsis invicta isolate M01_SB chromosome 2, UNIL_Sinv_3.0, whole genome shotgun sequence includes these protein-coding regions:
- the LOC105199035 gene encoding ras-like protein family member 10B isoform X1; its protein translation is MHEQQVLFVVVSRVKYYLRAARFSIASVAELDLDYLERRGENTITYEGAEEGSKEEDSPADTLDCVKIIFLGAPGVGKTSIIRQFVWSEFSEEYRPTERRETFYPTVVLADRFYELKITDLPTIPYFPVSSHLEWTDFRYYGLRSATAYVLVFDLSNQDTFQYIRTLREQICEARDMRGVPLLVVGNKQDELSQSVASGTRYRDIVNLVRKHWRCGYVECSARFNCRVVQVFRELMKSIQTIEGRPNSPLPAAAQPMRSHPHESSEKCILL
- the LOC105199035 gene encoding ras-like protein family member 10B isoform X2, which encodes MDRTKDNEFPSSSILQANKQLLELDLDYLERRGENTITYEGAEEGSKEEDSPADTLDCVKIIFLGAPGVGKTSIIRQFVWSEFSEEYRPTERRETFYPTVVLADRFYELKITDLPTIPYFPVSSHLEWTDFRYYGLRSATAYVLVFDLSNQDTFQYIRTLREQICEARDMRGVPLLVVGNKQDELSQSVASGTRYRDIVNLVRKHWRCGYVECSARFNCRVVQVFRELMKSIQTIEGRPNSPLPAAAQPMRSHPHESSEKCILL